The genomic DNA CAAAAAATGATTGATGTTTACCCTGATCCTCGTTTTGATTCGTTTCGATCCATGTTGTTATTCACTAATCCTTTGGACGTGAAACGAGTGGTCGAAGGCGGTGTACAACTAACTTCTGTGAATATTGGCGGAATGAGTTTCAGTACAGGCAAGCGAATGATTACGAATGCAGTCGCAGTGGATGCCAACGATTTAAAAGCATTTCTGTTTTTAAATGAACAAGGTATTGAATTGGAAATTCGAAAAGTCGCAGCAGACAGCCAAGTGAATTTGATGGATTTACTGAAAAAAGAGCGTAGCAAAGAAAATAACGCCAGCTGACGTTAATTTTTACAGACGAAAGACATTGAAAGGATGTGGTGGCCTAGGACCAACATCATTGCTTCATGAACTGTATTGATAAAGGCAAGTGCTGATGTTGAAAAAAATCAAGAACTATTGAAATTTTTTCATTTATTTTTGTCAGAATCTGATTTATCTGATTTTTTTCAAAAAGTGAAAGCGTTTAGCAGTACAACCATGAAAAAAAACATCAATTATACAGGAGGTATAAAAATGGTAGGAATTATCCTAGCAAGTCACGGTGAATTTGCTGAAGGGATCTTGCAATCTGGTGCAATGATCTTTGGCGAACAAGAAAATGTAAAAGCAGTTACGTTAATGCCTAGCGAAGGTCCCGATGATGTAAAAGCAAAAATGCAAGAAGCCATTGCATCGTTTGACAATCAAGACGAAGTACTATTTTTAGTTGACCTATGGGGAGGAACACCATTTAACCAAGCGAACTCATTGTTAGAAGATCATAAAGACAAATGGGCAATCGTTGCAGGTATGAATTTACCAATGGTTATTGAAGCATATGCTTCTCGTTTCTCTATGGAATCAGCACAAGAAATTGCGACACACATTCTTGAAACAGCAAAAGATGGTGTCAAAGTTAAACCAGAAGAGTTACAACCAGCAGAAGCACCAAAAGCTGCTGCGACAGAAGATGCACAGCCAAAAGGTTCGTTACCACCAGGTACAGTTGTTGGCGATGGCAAAATTAAATTTGTGCTAGCACGTATTGATTCACGTTTGTTACATGGTCAAGTAGCAACAGCTTGGACAAAAGCAACACAACCAAACAGAATTATTGTTGTTTCTGATGCCGTTGCAAAAGATGACTTACGTAAGAAATTAATCGAACAAGCAGCTCCTCCAGGAGTAAAAGCCAATGTTATTCCAATCAGTAAAATGATTGAAGTAGCGAAAGATCCACGTTTTGGCAATACAAAAGCATTATTATTATTTGAAAATCCTGAAGACGTCTTAAAAGTGGTTGAAGGCGGCGTAGAAATCCCAGAAGTAAACGTTGGTTCAATGGCTCACTCTGTTGGAAAAGTCGTTGTAAGCAAAGTATTATCAATGGGTCAAGAAGACGTTGATACGTTTGATGAATTAAAAGCCAAAGGCATCAAATTTGATGTGCGTAAAGTGCCAAATGATTCAAAAGCGAATATGGACGAAATTTTGAAAAAAGCAAAAAATGAGTTAGCAAACGCGTAACTCGCCAAATACAAATCAAAATAGGAGGCTTATCATGTCTGTTATATCAATTATTTTAGTTTTACTCGTTGCCTTTCTAGCTGGTATGGAAGGGATTTTGGATGAGTTCCAATTCCACCAACCGTTAGTAGCATGTACATTAATCGGATTAGTTACTGGTAATTTAGAAGCCGGAATTGTTTTAGGTGGTACTTTACAAATGATCGCGTTAGGTTGGGCGAACATCGGGGCTGCCGTTGCACCGGATGCCGCTTTAGCATCTGTTGCCTCAGCAATTATTTTAGTTTTAGGTGGCCAAGGTGTTAAAGGTGTTCCTTCAGCGATTGCCATCGCAGTTCCTTTAGCGGTTGCAGGTTTGTTCTTAACAATGATCGTTCGGACAGTTGCGGTTCCAATCGTTCACATGATGGATGCGGCTGCTGAAAAAGGCAACATTAAACAAGTTGAAATGTTACACATTTTCGCTGTATGTTTACAAGGTATTCGTATTGCGATTCCAGCAGGTGCGTTACTATTCATTCCTGCTGACACTGTTCGTAATTTCTTAGAATCAATGCCAGCTTGGTTAACTGATGGTATGGCTATCGGTGGTGGTATGGTCGTTGCCGTAGGTTATGCATTAGTAATCAACATGATGGCAACAAAAGAAGTATGGCCATTCTTCATTATCGGTTTCGTAGTCGCAGCGATTTCTCAATTAACATTAATCGCATTAGGTGCTTTAGGTGTCGCTTTAGCTCTTATTTACTTGAACTTATCTAAAATGGGCGGTTCTTCTAACTCAAATGGCGGAGGCAACTCTGGCGACCCATTAGGCGATATTTTAAACGACTACTAATTCTGAAGGAGGAGCAAAGAAAATGGCAGAAAAAATTCAATTAACTAAAAAAGATCGTTTAGCTGTAGCTTGGCGTTCAACATTTATCCAAGGTTCTTGGAACTATGAACGTATGCAAAACGGCGGCTGGGCATTCTCAATGATTCCAGCAATCAAAAAATTATATAAAACGAAAGAAGAACGTTCAGCGGCGTTAAAACGTCACTTAGAGTTCTTTAATACACACCCATACATTGCCTCACCAATTCTTGGTGTAACATTAGCTTTGGAAGAAGAACGTGCCAATGGCGCACCAGTTGATGACGTAGCGATTCAAGGGGTTAAAGTTGGGATGATGGGTCCTTTAGCCGGTGTCGGTGACCCAGTTTTCTGGTTTACTGTTCGTCCAATGTTAGGCGCTTTAGGTGCTTCCTTAGCAATGGGTGGTAACATCTTAGGCCCAATCTTATTCTTCGTTGCTTGGAACTTAATTCGTTGGTCATTCATGTGGTATACACAAGAGTTTGGTTACAAAGCAGGTTCTAAAATTACTGATGACCTTTCAGGTGGTTTACTACAAGATATTACAAAAGGTGCTTCTATTTTAGGGATGTTCGTACTGGCCGCATTGGTTCAACGTTGGGTATCGATTAAGTTCTTACCAATTGTTTCACAAGTTAAGTTAGACAAAGGTGCTTATATCGAGTGGGATAAACTTCCTGCTGGCGGTGAAGGAATGCATAAAGCCTTTGAACAAGTGAACCAAGGCTTGGCGCTTTCACCAACGAAAGTTACTACTTTACAAGATAACTTAGATCAATTGATTCCAGGTCTAGCACCATTACTACTTACATTCTTATGTATGTGGTTATTGAAGAAAAAAGTTAGCCCAATCGTTATCATTCTTGGTTTATTCGTAGTCGGCGTAGTCGGCCACTTAATCGGCTTATTATAAGAATGACGAGGTAAGTTTATTACTTCTAATCAAAAAAAGCGGAAGAGAAGTCGAGAAACTTTTCTTCCGCTTTTTTAAACAAAGATGTAATTTTGTTTGTTTCGATCAGGAAAGAAACGTATAATAAAGAGGAATTAGTCGAATGAAATGGAGCAGATAACATGGTACAATCATTAAACACAAAAGTTGATTTAGTTATAGATGCGACGGCATTTACAGGATTAACAGATTATGGACAAATTATGATAGGTGACCGCGGGTTTGAATTTTACCATGCCAAAGATCCACGTAAGTTTATCCAAATTCCGTGGGAAGAAGTCGATTACGTGTTGGCTTCAGTAATGTTCAAAGGAAAATGGATTCCTCGTTATGCGATTCAAACCAAGAAAAATGGGACGTATACGTTTGCTTCAAAAGAGCCGAAGCGAGTATTACGAGCTATTCGTGAATATGTTGACCCAGATCATATGGTCCAATCTTTGAGTTTCTTTGATGTCATAAAAAGAGGGATTCTCTCGATTGGGAAAAAGAAAAAATAATTTATAACTGTTACTTTTTTATAAACTAGATGAAAAAGTAGCGGTTTTTTTGTGGGAAAACGAGGGACTTATTTATACAAAAAAGGCACAATTTTGCACCAAAAAAGAGACAATCAAGTGATACGTTGTTTTTAATGGAGTTATCATTGAAATGGTTTTCAGAAAGCACGATGAAAATATTTGACACCTTGTAAAATAGTAGTAACATAATAAGTGTAATAAATTATTTTATAGAGGAGTGAGTGTCATGGAACAACGACAACATCATGGAATGGACTGGGGTTCATTAGTATTAGGAATTCTATTTGTTCTGACTGCATTAATTTCTTTCCAAAATCCTGCCGGTAATTTAATTGCCATTGTGATGGTTTTTGCGATTTTTGCTATTATTAAAGGGATTTTCGAAATTTTTGTACGTAATCGTATGAAAGAATTGCTAGGCTACAAAGCTTATGCACCAATCATCTTAGGGATTATTGATATCCTAATTGGTGTTTACTTATTGTTTAACTTAAATATTGGTGTCGCTGTGTTACCATTTGTTTTTGCAATTTGGTTTTTATTCGACTCAATTTTCGGCTTATTTACTTTAGATTTTGCTAAACGAGTAAGCACAGGTTACTTCTGGTTCACATTAATTGTTGATGTTTTAGGGATTATCTTAGGTGTAATGTTATTATTTAATCCATTGTCTTCAGCATTAACTTTAAGCTTCTTAGTTGGCTTTTACTTTATGATGTTTGGTATTAGCAATATTGTATATGCTTTTAGATAAAAGAAGTAAAAAAACAGGTTTTCCGAAAAGGAAAACCTGTTTTTTTTTTAATAACGACGGTGGCAGTTGCCATTATTTCCCGAAATTGTTCGAACAAGCCACACGATAATCGCTACGGGAACTAAAATTTTTACTGCTAGCCACAATAAGCTTCCCACGATACCGACAACGGCACTAAAGAGTGAACCGACAACTAAAAATAAAAGGACCACTAAAAGAATATTTATAAACATTGGTCGTTGATTATTCATACGTACTACCTCCAAATTTTTCCTGTTTTCTATATACAGAGTATAGCAAGAAAGCGCAACAAACACCTCCATCGGAAGGCTGATTTTTTTCTCTGGCGAATGATGGAGCCGCTGTTGGTTATTTTGGACTTTCTTATTGAAATAATCAGAATATTCTGGTGTATAATTATAAAAAAGGATTTAAAGTGAGGGATTGGATGTCGACTGAGGGATTAATCGCTTTGTTAGAAAAGAAACGAAATCATTTAAGTAAAATTGAAAATCAAGTACTGGATTATATTTTGACGCATATGACGGAAATTAGTTCACAAACCATTTATGAGGTGGCGCAGGCGTTGTTTGTCTCAACAGCCACTATTTCTCGGACAGCAAAACACTTAGGTTATCGAGGCTTCCAAGAATTAAAATACGCAATCGTCCAATCGGTGCAGAGCGAGAGCACAGAAAGCGATAGTCGTAGTTTTCAAGCTATTACGCAACAGTTGATTGCCAATGTGCAAGATAGTTTTCAACAAATGGATGAAGCCAAAGTCGCGGAAATGCTTAAAATGATTGAGCGTGCGAATACGATTGAAGTGTTCGGTGTTGGTGGCAGTTTTCCTATTTGTACTGATTTTGCACGAAAGCTAACATTTTTAGGAAAAAAAGCCTATGCACGATCTGATTGGGATGAACAAGCGGCAGCAGTTAAGAATCTGGACGGACAGGATTTAGCCATTTTTGTCAGTTATACAGGAGAAACTAAAGGGATTTTAGCGTATGCACGTGTAGCGCAGGAACAGCAAGTGCCGATGATTAGTTTGATTTCGACTAAAGGAAGCACCTTGGAAAAATTGTCGACGACGACGTTATTTGCCAAAGGGACGACACGTTATCATCAGCGCGTAGATTTAAGTTCAAGAATTGCTGTCATTTGTTTGTTCGATACGGTTTTATTAATGTATGCAGAGGCAAAGCAGCCGCGGTAATTTTATGCAACACCATACTAAATGATGTAAGGGGATACAGAAAGAGTGTAGCCTCTTTTTTCTTTGTTTTGGGCTAGTTATAATGAGGGCAATGAATGTAAACGCAATCATTTTTAGCTTTGTAAAGAATGAATGGAGGAGTTAAGAAATGGCAGTAAAGAAAAAGAAAGCGACTTTCTGGGAGTTTTTCCAAGGATTAGGCAAAACGTTTATGTTGCCAGTGGCTTTATTAGCTTTTATGGGGATTTTGTTGGGATTAGGAAGTTCTTTTTCCAGTGAATCAATGATTGAAACGGTCCCGTTTTTAGGAAAGCCCGCAGTGAAAATTATTTTCCAATTTATGTCGACAATTGGTGGTTTTGCGTTTGCCTATTTACCTGTCATGTTTGCAATGGCCATTCCGTTGGGGTTAGTTCGGAAAGAAAAAGGAATTGCTGCGTTTTCAGGTTTCGTAGGCTATACGGTGATGAATTTAGCGATTAATTTCTATTTAGTGCAGACGAATCGCCTCGTGGATCCTGAGCAGTTGCGGGAAGCCGGCCAAGGAATGGTTTTTGGGATTCAAACGGTTGAAATGGGCGTTCTTGGTGGAATTATCGCTGGGCTTATTGTCTATAAGTTGCATAATCGATTTTATACGGTGCAACTACCAGATAGTTTTGCCTTTTTTTCTGGCGCACGGTTTGTACCAATTATTACTTCATTAGTGATGGCCTTCGTGGGCTTAGTAATTCCGTTAGTTTGGCCACTTTTCGCGCTAATGATTATGGCGATTGGCCAACTTATCCAACGTTCTGGTATTTTTGGGCCTTTTCTGTTTGGTTCAGGGGAACGTCTACTGTTACCGTTTGGGTTGCATCATATTTTGGTTTCCATGATTCGTTTTACTGAAGCAGGGGGTTCAGCGGTGGTGGCTGGCAAAGAAGTGTTTGGTGCGTTAAATATTTTCTATGCAGAATTGCAAAATAATTTACCGATTTCACCAAGCGCAACAGCTTTCTTGTCATAAGGGAAAATGCCGACCTTTATTTTTGGCTTACCAGCGGCGGCACTTGCGATGTATCATACTGCAGCTCCGGCGAATCGACATAAGATTAAAGGCTTACTCCTTTCGGGTGTAATTGCTACGGCTATCACTGGCATTACAGAACCAATTGAATTTTTATTCTTATTTATTAGTCCATTATTATGGCTGTTTCATGTCATTATGACTGGTCTAGGTTTCATGGTAATGGCTTTATTAGGTGTTGTGATTGGGAACACTGATGGCGGGCTACTGGACTTTGTTATTTTTGGCTTGTTACAAGGAACTTATACAAAATGGTGGTGGGTTCTCATTGTCGGCGCTATCTGGTTTGTTGTTTATTATTTCGTCTTTAAAACAGTCATTGTAACCTTTGATTTAAAAACACCTGGACGAGACAAGGTCTTAGATGAGACTGAATATACCGATCAAGAAGTTCAATATAAGAAAACGGGTGGCTATGATGCGCCTGGGATTTTAGCGGCTTTGGGTGGGCAAGAGAATATTCAAGCTATTGATAATTGCATTACGCGTTTACGTTTAGTGTTAGCAGATGCTAATAAAGTAGATGATGACAAATTAAAGCAATTAGGGGCTTTAGGCGTTGTACATTTAGATGCGCAGAATGTACAAGTGATTATCGGAACCAAAGTGACAACGGTCCGTAATCAATTAGAGATGATTTTAGGTTAGAAAAAAGACAGAAGGTGAAGAGTGTGTCGTTTGATAAAGCAATTGATCGACGAGGAACGTATTGTACACAGTGGGATTTTGTAGAAGACCGATTTGGGGAAGCGGACTTGCTTCCCTTCACTATTTCCGATACGGATTTTGCTGTGCCAGAGGCAGTTCTGGCAACATTACAAGAGCGTTTGAACCATCCAGTATTTGGCTATACGAGGTGGAACCATCCGCAATTAAAAGAAGCAATTCAAACGTGGTACCAGACAAGATTCCAGACGAAGATTGAAGAACACTGGATTATGTATACCCAGACCGTTATCTATGGTATTTCTGCTTTGATTCAATTATTGACTAACGAAGGGGAGGGCATTATTTTACAAACACCTGCCTATGATGCATTTTTTAAAGTTATTCAGGAAAATAAGCGGCAAGTAGTGGCGAATGAACTGCTTTATCAAGAGAAGCGCTACAGCATTGATTTTATTGATTTAGAAAAAAAACTAGCGCAACCAGAAAATCGCTGTTTGCTTTTATGTTCCCCGCATAATCCAACAGGACGTGTTTGGGAGCAATGGGAATTAGAGCGAATAGTTTCATTGTGCCAACAGTATGATGTGTTTTTACTTTCTGATGAAATTCATATGGATATCGTTAATAAAGGCCATGTTCATCGACCAATTACGCAATTTGATTATAAAAAATCTGCCATTATTACCAGTGGCACGAAAACCTTTAATTTTCCAGGGCTGATTTTTGCTTACGCCTTAATTCCAGATAACGAATTGCGTGACGCTTTTCAGCTCAAATTAAAAAACGCCGATGGTTTATCATCAACAAGTATTTTGGGAATGCTAGCAACCATGACGGCCTATCAAAAATGTGGTACTTGGGTTGACGAGTTGAATGATTATTTAGCGGAGAACCAACGTTACGTGAAAGATTTTTTACAGACATATTTGCCAAAAATTAAAGTGACGGAGCTGGAGGCAACTTACTTAATGTGGTTGGATGTATCAGCGGCAGTTCCAGATGTGGCCCGCTTACAAGAGGCTTTAGTTTCTGTGGGGAAAGTCGCCATTATGGACGGCTCGATTTATGGCGGTAATGGACAACGATTTTTACGGTTAAATATTGGCTGTTCGCAAACAAAACTACACGAAGGACTTGAAAGGATGCGTCAAGGTTTTGAAGCTGTTTTACAAAAGGATGGCACAGCATCAGCGCTTGGGAATAATTGAGAAAAGATAGCATTCCGAAAATGGTTGCAGTACAATGGAAAAATAGAAACAAATAAAATAACAAAAAGTAACAACTTGTCATTTACTGGGGGAAAAGAAATGAAAACAATTAAAACAAAGCAAGCACCACAAGCAATTGGGCCATATTCACAAGCAAAAATTGTGAATGGTTTATTGATTACTTCTGGTCAGATTCCACTGGATCCTGAAACAGGCAAGGTGGTTGGTACAACGATTAAAGAACAAACCAATCAAGTACTGAAAAATATTCAAGGGATTTTAACAGAAGCTGGTAGTGATTTTGCTCATGTAGTCAAAACGACATGCTATTTACAAAATATGGCAGATTTCACGGCATTCAATGAAGTCTATGCTGAGTATTTTAGTGCGGAATATCCTGCACGCACAACGATTGAAATCTCTAAATTACCGATGGATGTGTTGGTGGAGATTGAGATTATCGCAGAAGTAGTGGCGTAAAAAGAATAAAACAATGGTTCCATTAAGGTATAGTCACTTAGGGAACCATTGTTTTTTTTGTGGTTGCTTTTTTGCCGAAAGTAAGGAAAGATTTTGGTATATCGAAAACAACGTTTATTCGCTATAGTAAAAATACAAGTAAGCGCTAACTTGTGGAGGAATGACAAATGTTAACATTTAATGAACAAAGACTATTAGAACAATTGTTGAAGGAAGAGGAGTTTCAAACATTTGATGCACTAGCTAGTCACTTAGGCCTATCAGTTCGAACGGTTCGTAATTTATTGAATAAATTAGAACCGACTTTTCAGCAGAATCACCTTCGGCTGTCTAAAAAGTATGGGGTTGGTATTAAATTAATTTCAGAAAAACAGTCATTTAGAGAAATATCAGAAAATATTCATACATCCATTGTCGTACGTCGTGAAGTTTTGAAGTTAATGTTGTTATTTTATTATCGAAAAAAAGTTTCAATTAATCAATTAAGCCAAGTGTTTTTCCTAACAAAAAGTTCAGTATTAGCTGATTTAAAAATTGTTGAGAAGGAACTGGCTGTCTATAATTTGAAAATTGTAAGGAGTCATCAAGGGACTGAATTATTGGGACATCGAAAAGATATAAAATCAGCAATTATTGATTCGGTGCACTTAGTTGGTACGGCATTTATTTTTGAAAACCGTGCCTATCTGTCGAAAAATCAATTTTATTGCCAAAAAATTTTAGTGAGTGAGTTTAAGAATGTTATATTATCAGGAATTCGTTTAATATCGATAAAATATTCCTATTCTTTTAATGAGGATTTTATACAAACTTTAGTCATCCAATTAATGGTAGACATTTTATTATTTGGTAAACAGATGAATGAAAAACAATCAAAAGATGGTTCTGATCCGGCGACAGACTTTCAATTGTATCTAGAACAGACATTAGGATTTACTTTTTCTAATCAATATAATCCAAATCGAATTGGCGAATATCTAGCTGCGTGTGAATATAGAAAACCACAAAAATCATCGCCGTTACATGAAATTGCCAAGCAAGTGCTGACTAGTTATCAAGATTTACAACAGGTTAGAATGGATACTTCAAATTTAATCGATAAAATTGCAGATAACATTGGACAAATTAAACAACGAAACCACTATAGAATGAGTGTTTTTCATCCGTTATTGAATGATTTACAACTGAATTTTGGTAAAGAATTTATTGCTTTGCGGTTTTGCTTTTTAGCAATTGAAAAAAGAGTCGGTTATGTAAGTGATGATGAGCTATGTTTTCTGCTAGTTACTATTTTAAATACACCACAAAGGTATAAGCCTCAGTTAACTGCTCGTCTAGCTAGTAATGGAAGTTCGGAATATCGCCAGTTTATCAAAAGAGAACTACAACGAAATTTGTCAGATGTTCAGGTATTTTTAAATGAGGAAGTGAGTATAGCAGATTGGCAGTTTATTTTTTCAAAAAATAAGCAATTAAAAAAATTAGCAGACGATAATATAAAGTTTGATGTATTCAATAAAAGCCATTTAGCAATTGTTAAAAATGAAACCGCTTTATATAAACGATTTAAAGTAGAACGAGGTTGTAGTATACCATCTATTTTTGAAACAATTTCTATGTCCAATAAATTAAGTAAGGCAAAGGTCGTTGAGAAAATCACAGAACGACTGATTGAAGAAGAAGTTACTGACTTTGCTACCATTGAAGATGCTTTTAACAGAGACCAGCATCAACCTCTTATATGGCGAAAAATGGAATGTGCGATTTTATTTATGATAGATCCAAGACAATTACAGTCACAAATACGAGAATTCAGCTGGTCTGCATTAATCAATTGGTGTGAGAACAATCAAAATAATCAGGTGCGAAAAGTAGTTATTATTGTTGCTGGAAAAATAGAAGAAATTGATTTTTACGAAATTTTTAGAAGATTTGTGTCAAATGGATAAGGAAAATAGTTGGTTGGCGTTTTGTTTGAAAGAAGGAATAAGGGAGGTACAAAATGGAAAAAATCGTTCAATTTGTAAATGAAAAAATATCACCACCACTCATGAAAGTTGGAGAGAATCGTTATATGATAGCTGTTAAAAACGGCATGATTTTAACTGTTCCTTTTACTATTATTGGTTCAATTTTTATGATTTTAGCCCAGTTTCCGCTGACAAGTTATCAGAATTTTATTGAACCTTACAAGAATGTATTAATGGTGCCAACTTCTGTAACTTTTGGGATTATTGGTTTAATAGCAGTAGTTGGGATTAGTTATAGTTTATCTCAGTTTTACAAAATTGATACTATTCGGAATGTTTTAATGTCGTTAGTTTGTTATTTATTAGTACAATCTTCCATGGGAGAAGATGGGTCATATAGCATTAACACTGGAAATTTTGGTACTTTAGGTGTTTTTTCAGCAATTATTATTTCGTTTGTAGTTGTTGAAATTTATCGATTTTGTATGAACAAACAGTTAGCTATTAAAATGCCGAGTAGTGTACCTCCAGCAATAGCTAAATCTTTTAACATTTTAATTCCGTTACTAATTTCATTAACAGTATTTTGGGTTATTCGTGTGCTGTTAGGCTTTGATATCAACGCAAGTTTGAATATGCTCTTTAGCCCTCTAGTTCAAGGTTTAAGCACTCTTCCCGGAATTCTTGTTTTTATGCTTTTACGGTCGCTACTATGGTGTGTAGGGATTCATGGAGGGGCTGTGTTATCTGTTGCAGATCCAATTTTTTTAACTATGTTAGGTGCAAATACGGATGCCTTAGCTGCTGGTGAGCCATTACCGTATATTACCGCTGCGGGTTTTGTTAACTTTATTTTTATTGGTGGCGGTGGCGCAACGCTTATGCTAGTTATTTTTATGATTTTTTCAAAGGATCAAGGATTGCGTACTTTGGGAAAGCTTTCTCTGCCAGCAAGTATTTTTGAAATCAATGAACCAATTGTTTTTGGCGTACCAATGGTATTAAATCCTGTCTTGATGATTCCTTACACACTTTGTAATACATTGCTTGCTTTAATTGCATATCTGTTAATGTATTTTGATGTGATTGGACGGCCAGTTGTCGCTGTTCCATGGACTACACCACCAATTCTTATGCAATATTTAACTTCGGGTGGAGATTGGCGTGCAGCAGTGTATGGTGTATTTGCTTTGTTAGTAAGCGGGGCAATTTATTACCCATTTTTCAAAATGCTAGAGAAACAGCGGTTAGATATCACCATACAAGAAACAGCAGAAAATGAAGAGAATTTGGAAGGAGAAACTGTCCGTGAATCAAATGAATCAGTTTATTAATTCTCAGTGGCAACTATTGCCAACGCTTCTTCAAAATACCATCACAATGCCGTTTGAAGAAGAAAGTCCCAAACAAATTATTTTTGTTGGATCAGGAAGTTCGTTGAATGCTGCCAAAATGGCACAACGTTATTTTGAAACGTTCAGTCAACAATCATTGCTTTTTTTCAATGTTCAACAATATAAAAAGCAAGGAGCTTTGTTAGATCCGCATTATCTAGTAGCTATTTCTCAAACAGGCAATAGCTTGGCAACACTTGAGTGTCTTCATTTAGCAAGTGAGAACAAAAACACAACAATCTTTCTCAGTGCAACAAGGGATGAAGAAAAGCGACAGTATGCAGATTATTTTATAGACTTATGTTGTGCAGAAGAGCAAATTGGACCGAAAACAGTTGGTTTTACGGCTACGTTTATTCGATTAGTTCAATTAGCTTTAGCATTTAACAAAGATCAGGAAGACCGCATATCTGAGGAAATCTTTGTAAGTTTTAAAGAATGTATTCAAAAAATGCCTAAAATGAAGGAAATAACTCTTCAATGGCTAAAAGAAAATCCCCATTGGGCAAATGCACCTTATTTGACAATTACAGCAGATGATGCCCTTTTAGGGGTGATAGAAGAAGGTGCTTTAAAGGTGTTGGAAACATTGAGAATCCCAGTCATGGCCTATGAAATTGGGGAGTTTACACATGGACCGCATCGATTAATCAAAGAGGGCTCTTACCATA from Enterococcus faecalis includes the following:
- a CDS encoding helix-turn-helix domain-containing protein; this encodes MLTFNEQRLLEQLLKEEEFQTFDALASHLGLSVRTVRNLLNKLEPTFQQNHLRLSKKYGVGIKLISEKQSFREISENIHTSIVVRREVLKLMLLFYYRKKVSINQLSQVFFLTKSSVLADLKIVEKELAVYNLKIVRSHQGTELLGHRKDIKSAIIDSVHLVGTAFIFENRAYLSKNQFYCQKILVSEFKNVILSGIRLISIKYSYSFNEDFIQTLVIQLMVDILLFGKQMNEKQSKDGSDPATDFQLYLEQTLGFTFSNQYNPNRIGEYLAACEYRKPQKSSPLHEIAKQVLTSYQDLQQVRMDTSNLIDKIADNIGQIKQRNHYRMSVFHPLLNDLQLNFGKEFIALRFCFLAIEKRVGYVSDDELCFLLVTILNTPQRYKPQLTARLASNGSSEYRQFIKRELQRNLSDVQVFLNEEVSIADWQFIFSKNKQLKKLADDNIKFDVFNKSHLAIVKNETALYKRFKVERGCSIPSIFETISMSNKLSKAKVVEKITERLIEEEVTDFATIEDAFNRDQHQPLIWRKMECAILFMIDPRQLQSQIREFSWSALINWCENNQNNQVRKVVIIVAGKIEEIDFYEIFRRFVSNG
- a CDS encoding SIS domain-containing protein; the encoded protein is MNQFINSQWQLLPTLLQNTITMPFEEESPKQIIFVGSGSSLNAAKMAQRYFETFSQQSLLFFNVQQYKKQGALLDPHYLVAISQTGNSLATLECLHLASENKNTTIFLSATRDEEKRQYADYFIDLCCAEEQIGPKTVGFTATFIRLVQLALAFNKDQEDRISEEIFVSFKECIQKMPKMKEITLQWLKENPHWANAPYLTITADDALLGVIEEGALKVLETLRIPVMAYEIGEFTHGPHRLIKEGSYHIFLSGGPTTELTERVNLYTQSFTKNTLLITEKAGEITVDLSCETPGVELLYTLIFQVLANEWALQTGFNPDKKVHEAFFAFVGTKD
- a CDS encoding PTS sugar transporter subunit IIC, with the protein product MEKIVQFVNEKISPPLMKVGENRYMIAVKNGMILTVPFTIIGSIFMILAQFPLTSYQNFIEPYKNVLMVPTSVTFGIIGLIAVVGISYSLSQFYKIDTIRNVLMSLVCYLLVQSSMGEDGSYSINTGNFGTLGVFSAIIISFVVVEIYRFCMNKQLAIKMPSSVPPAIAKSFNILIPLLISLTVFWVIRVLLGFDINASLNMLFSPLVQGLSTLPGILVFMLLRSLLWCVGIHGGAVLSVADPIFLTMLGANTDALAAGEPLPYITAAGFVNFIFIGGGGATLMLVIFMIFSKDQGLRTLGKLSLPASIFEINEPIVFGVPMVLNPVLMIPYTLCNTLLALIAYLLMYFDVIGRPVVAVPWTTPPILMQYLTSGGDWRAAVYGVFALLVSGAIYYPFFKMLEKQRLDITIQETAENEENLEGETVRESNESVY